The Corylus avellana chromosome ca8, CavTom2PMs-1.0 genome has a segment encoding these proteins:
- the LOC132189533 gene encoding putative pentatricopeptide repeat-containing protein At1g12700, mitochondrial, translating into MDVRRRRRRHWAKDSDFCAVKKENERKECTVAELNAGVSLNTLIHIELRDRCRSRSFRNLDDALALFDRMLHMHPLPSIVDFNQLLGAIARMKHHSTVITLIKEMELSGIAPNVYVLSVLINCFCHLNWVDFGFSILARILKLGFQPDCIILNTLVKGLCLESKIVEAVKLVNKMENIGYKPNTVTYGTVMNCLCKIGKTNEAVGLLRKMEERNLELDVVLYSTIIDSLCKGRLVTEALTLFSEMTNRGIQPDVVTYNSLIQGLCNFG; encoded by the exons ATGGACGTCCGTAGGAGAAGGCGTCGGCACTGGGCGAAGGACAGTGATTTTTGTGCTGTGAAAaaggagaatgaaagaaaagagtGCACAGTAGCAGAATTGAACGCTGGCGTTAGCCTCAACACCCTGATACACATAGAATTAAG AGATCGATGCAGATCTCGCAGCTTTAGGAATCTTGATGATGCCTTAGCCCTCTTTGATAGAATGCTTCACATGCACCCTTTGCCTTCCATTGTCGATTTTAATCAATTGCTGGGTGCAATCGCAAGAATGAAGCATCACTCAActgttattactcttattaaagAAATGGAACTGTCAGGAATTGCTCCCAATGTTTATGTTCTGAgtgttttgattaattgcttCTGCCATTTGAACTGGGTGGATTTTGGCTTCTCTATTTTAGCAAGAATTTTGAAGCTTGGTTTTCAACCGGACTGTATAATACTAAACACTCTTGTCAAGGGGCTTTGTCTTGAGAGTAAAATTGTTGAAGCTGTGAAGTTGGTTAACAAAATGGAGAATATAGGCTATAAACCAAATACAGTTACCTACGGAACGGTAATGAATTGTTTGTGTAAAATAGGTAAGACAAATGAAGCTGTTGGGTTGCTTcggaaaatggaagaaagaaatcTTGAACTTGATGTAGTGCTGTATAGCACAATCATTGATAGTTTATGTAAGGGCAGATTGGTAACTGAGGCTTTGACTCTTTTCTCTGAAATGACAAATAGAGGAATTCAGCCAGACGTTGTCACTTACAATTCTTTAATTCAGGGCCTATGCAATTTCGGTTAG
- the LOC132189304 gene encoding putative pentatricopeptide repeat-containing protein At1g12700, mitochondrial has product MGATAKSLAFFFDHLLLDPHYCRVRVSFHPLNFHYYCRSFSSTSAKTTNSARRNVESPNQFLNYVRDRCRSRSFRNLDDALGMFDRMLHMHPLPSLMDFNQLLGAIARMKHHSTVITLIKEMELLGIAPNVYGLGVLINCFCHLNRVDFGFSIFARILKLGFQPDSIILTTLVKGLCLKGKIAEGVKFVNEMEKNGYKPDKITYGTIMNGLCKIGKTGEAIGLLRKMEERNLELDVVLYTTIIDSLCKDKLVTEALTLLSEMTNRGIQPNVFTYNTLIQGLCNFCRWKEVTKQLNEMVERKIMQDVRTFSILVDALGKEGMLIEAEEVFDVMIQRGIEPNVVAYNSLIDGYCLQNRMDEAVKVFNTMVQKGCSPCVVSYNILINGYCKNRKIDEAMSLFREMSTKGIFPNVATYSTLIGGFYRVGRPKIALELLHEMQACGQPPDLQTCAILLDGLCKNLHFIEAMALFKEMEDKRLDLNIVIYNILIDGMCNAGKLTTASELFNALPTKGFQPNVCTYTIMIKGLCKEGLLNEARELFEKMEENGCSPNHFTYNTIIQGFLQHNETSWAVKYFQMMLGKGFSANATTATILIDLISTNRVDKTIQDFFQISV; this is encoded by the coding sequence ATGGGTGCGACCGCTAAGtctcttgctttcttcttcGATCATTTGCTTCTCGATCCTCATTATTGTCGTGTAAGGGTTTCTTTCCATCCTctaaattttcattattattgtcGTTCTTTTAGTTCAACTTCTGCTAAAACTACCAATAGTGCTAGACGTAATGTGGAAAGCCCCAATCAGTTCTTGAATTATGTCAGAGATCGATGCAGATCTCGAAGCTTTAGGAATCTTGATGATGCCTTAGGCATGTTTGATAGAATGCTTCACATGCACCCTTTGCCTTCCCTCATGGATTTTAATCAATTGCTGGGTGCAATCGCAAGAATGAAGCATCACTCAActgttattactcttattaaagAAATGGAACTGTTAGGAATTGCTCCCAATGTTTATGGTCTGGgtgttttgattaattgcttCTGTCATTTGAACCGGGTGGATTTCGGCTTCTCTATTTTCGCAAGAATTTTGAAACTTGGTTTTCAACCTGACTCTATAATTCTAACAACTCTTGTCAAGGGGCTCTGTCTTAAGGGTAAAATTGCTGAAGGTGTGAAGTTCGTTAACGAAATGGAGAAGAATGGCTATAAGCCTGATAAAATTACCTACGGAACAATAATGAATGGTTTGTGTAAAATAGGTAAGACCGGTGAAGCTATTGGGTTGCTTcggaaaatggaagaaagaaatcTTGAACTTGATGTAGTGCTGTATACCACAATCATTGATAGTTTATGTAAGGACAAATTGGTAACTGAGGCTTTGACTCTTTTATCTGAAATGACAAATAGAGGAATTCAGCCAAACGTTTTCACTTACAATACTTTAATTCAGGGCCTATGCAATTTCTGTCGGTGGAAAGAGGTAACTAAACAATTGAATGAGATGGTGGAAAGGAAAATCATGCAAGATGTGAGGACATTCAGCATATTGGTGGACGCACTTGGCAAAGAGGGGATGTTGATTGAGGCTGAAGAAGTTTTTGATGTGATGATTCAGAGAGGCATAGAGCCTAATGTAGTCGCGTACAATTCTTTGATTGACGGTTACTGTTTGCAAAATAGAATGGATGAAGCTGTCAAAGTATTTAATACGATGGTTCAGAAGGGTTGTTCACCTTGTGTTGTTAGCTATAACATATTGATCAATGGATATTGTAAGAATAGAAAAATTGATGAGGCAATGAGTCTATTTCGTGAAATGTCCACAAAGGGGATTTTTCCCAATGTTGCCACTTACAGCACACTTATCGGAGGGTTTTACCGAGTTGGGAGACCTAAAATTGCATTAGAGCTACTCCACGAGATGCAAGCTTGTGGCCAACCTCCAGATCTCCAAACTTGTGCTATTTTGTTAGATGGCCTGTGTAAGAATCTACATTTTATTGAGGCAATGGCATTGTTTAAAGAGATGGAAGACAAAAGGTTAGACCTCAATATTGTGATTTACAACATcttgattgatggtatgtgtaatGCTGGGAAACTTACGACTGCAAGTGAATTATTTAATGCTCTTCCTACCAAAGGTTTTCAACCTAATGTTTGCACGTACACTATAATGATCAAAGGGCTTTGCAAAGAGGGACTACTAAATGAAGCAAGGgaattatttgagaaaatggaagagaacgGCTGCTCACCTAACCATTTCACTTATAACACAATCATTCAAGGCTTCTTGCAACATAATGAGACATCATGGGCTGTGAAATATTTCCAGATGATGCTTGGCAAGGGTTTCTCGGCAAATGCAACCACTGCAACCATTTTGATTGACTTGATATCTACTAATCGAGTAGATAAAACAATACaagatttttttcaaatatccgTGTGA
- the LOC132189529 gene encoding putative pentatricopeptide repeat-containing protein At1g12700, mitochondrial has protein sequence MGTISKSTNSLAFFFNHDSHLRVSSNAQNFYYYCRCFSATSAKTPNSGRDIVESPNQFLKSVRDRCRSRSIRNLDDALALFDRMLHMHPLPSLMDFNQLLGAIARMKHHLTVITLIKEMELSGIAPDDYILSVLINCFCHLNRVDFGFSIFARILKLGFQPNCVILTTLVKGVCLQGKIAEGLKFVNEMENNGYKPNTFTYGTVMNCLCKIGKTGEAVGLLRKMEERNLELDVVLYSTIIDSLCKDRLVTEALTLFSEMTNRGIQPDVVTYNSLIQGLCNFGQWEEVTKQLNEMVERKIMPDLHTFSILVDTLGKEGRLTKAEEVFDAMIKRGIKPNVVTYNSLIDGYCLQNKMDEAVKTFNTMVRKGCSPCVVSYNILINGYCKNRKIDEAVSLFREMSTKGFFPNVVTYSTLIGGFCLVGRPKIALELLHEMQGCGQPPNIQTCAILLDGLCKNLHFTEAMALFKEMEDKRLDLNIVIYSILIDGMCNAGKLTTASELFNALPTKGLQPNVWTYTIMMKGLFKEGLLNEARELFEKMEENGCSPDHVTYNTIIEGFLQHNEISWVVKYLKMMVDKGFSANATTATILIDLMSTNRADKTLQDFFQISV, from the coding sequence ATGGGTACGATTTCGAAGTCTACAAACtctcttgctttcttcttcaatcatgATTCTCATCTTAGGGTTTCTTCCAAtgctcaaaatttttattattattgtcgtTGTTTTAGTGCTACTTCTGCTAAAACTCCCAATAGTGGTAGAGATATTGTGGAAAGCCCCAATCAGTTCTTAAAATCTGTCAGAGATCGTTGCAGATCTCGTAGCATTAGGAATCTTGATGATGCCTTAGCCCTGTTTGATAGAATGCTTCACATGCACCCTTTGCCTTCCCTCATGGATTTTAATCAATTGCTGGGTGCAATCGCAAGAATGAAGCATCACTTAACTGTTATTACTTTGATTAAAGAAATGGAACTGTCAGGAATTGCTCCCGATGATTATATTCTGAgtgttttgattaattgcttCTGCCATTTGAACCGGGTGGATTTCGGCTTCTCTATCTTCGCAAGAATTTTGAAACTTGGTTTTCAACCAAACTGTGTAATTCTTACTACTCTTGTCAAGGGGGTCTGTCTTCAGGGTAAAATTGCTGAAGGTTTAAAGTTCGTTAACGAAATGGAGAACAATGGCTATAAACCAAATACATTTACCTACGGAACGGTAATGAATTGTTTGTGTAAAATAGGTAAGACCGGTGAAGCTGTTGGGTTGCTTcggaaaatggaagaaagaaatcTTGAACTTGATGTAGTGCTGTATAGCACAATCATTGATAGTTTATGTAAGGACAGATTGGTAACTGAGGCTTTGACTCTTTTCTCTGAAATGACAAATAGAGGAATTCAGCCAGACGTTGTCACTTACAATTCTTTAATTCAGGGCCTATGCAATTTCGGTCAGTGGGAGGAGGTAACTAAACAATTGAATGAGATGGTGGAAAGGAAAATCATGCCCGATTTGCATACATTCAGCATATTGGTGGACACACTTGGCAAAGAAGGGAGGTTAACAAAGGCTGAAGAAGTTTTTGATGCGATGATTAAGAGAGGCATAAAGCCTAATGTAGTCACGTACAATTCTTTGATTGACGGTTATTgtttgcaaaataaaatggATGAAGCTGTCAAAACATTTAATACGATGGTTCGAAAGGGTTGTTCGCCTTGTGTTGTTAGTTATAACATATTGATCAATGGATATTGTAAGAATAGAAAAATTGATGAGGCAGTAAGTCTATTTCGTGAAATGTCCACAAAAGGATTTTTTCCCAATGTTGTCACTTATAGCACTCTAATTGGAGGGTTTTGCCTAGTTGGGAGACCTAAAATTGCATTAGAGCTACTTCACGAGATGCAAGGTTGTGGCCAACCTCCGAATATCCAAACTTGTGCTATTTTGTTAGATGGCCTATGTAAGAATCTACACTTTACTGAGGCAATGGCATTGTTTAAGGAAATGGAAGACAAAAGGTTAGACCTTAATATTGTGATTTACAGCATcttgattgatggtatgtgtaatGCTGGGAAACTTACGACTGCAAGTGAATTATTTAATGCTCTTCCTACCAAAGGTTTGCAACCTAATGTTTGGACTTACACTATAATGATGAAAGGGCTTTTCAAAGAGGGATTACTAAATGAAGCGAGGGAGctatttgagaaaatggaagagaacgGTTGTTCACCTGACCATGTCACTTATAACACAATCATTGAAGGCTTCCTGCAACATAATGAGATATCATGGGTAGTGAAATATCTCAAGATGATGGTTGACAAGGGTTTCTCGGCAAATGCAACCACTGCAACCATTTTGATCGACTTGATGTCTACTAATCGAGCAGATAAAACATTACaagatttttttcaaatatcagTGTGA